From a region of the Thermomicrobium roseum DSM 5159 genome:
- a CDS encoding riboflavin synthase, with amino-acid sequence MFTGIVEEIGRVLAIQPVSGGGLRLRIGCRTVVEGTRLGDSIAVDGVCLTVTDLAPDSFQVELQPVTVRRSTLGRIAVGDLVNLERALPVGGRFGGHYVQGHVDTVGRIVMMYRDGAALIVRIAAPAEAMRYVVERGFIAVDGASLTVQRRFPSEFEVSLVAYTQEHITLPRKRPGALVNLEVDIIAKYVEQFLALGASGALSLESLHRAGFVSARTEVES; translated from the coding sequence ATGTTTACCGGTATCGTCGAGGAAATCGGTCGTGTGCTCGCGATCCAGCCGGTCAGCGGAGGTGGGCTTCGCTTGCGCATCGGCTGTCGCACCGTCGTGGAGGGAACCAGGCTCGGGGACAGCATCGCGGTCGACGGTGTCTGCCTGACCGTGACCGATCTCGCTCCGGACAGTTTCCAGGTGGAGTTGCAGCCGGTGACGGTGCGCCGATCGACACTCGGCAGGATCGCGGTCGGTGATCTCGTCAATCTCGAGCGGGCGCTGCCGGTCGGCGGACGGTTCGGTGGACACTACGTGCAAGGTCACGTGGACACGGTTGGCCGGATCGTCATGATGTATCGGGATGGCGCGGCCCTCATCGTCCGGATCGCTGCTCCAGCAGAGGCGATGCGGTACGTCGTCGAACGAGGATTCATTGCTGTCGATGGGGCGAGTTTGACAGTGCAGCGTCGCTTCCCGAGCGAGTTCGAGGTTTCCCTCGTTGCCTATACGCAAGAGCACATCACGTTGCCGCGCAAGCGACCAGGCGCCCTGGTCAACCTGGAGGTGGACATCATCGCCAAGTACGTCGAGCAGTTTCTCGCGCTCGGTGCCAGCGGTGCTCTGTCTCTCGAGTCGTTGCACCGGGCCGGATTCGTCAGTGCGCGAACGGAGGTCGAGTCGTGA
- a CDS encoding phytoene desaturase family protein, which yields MREAWDAVTVGAGPNGLAAALALARNGRRVLVLERAQRAGWGLRTDKSIVPGCVHDHCASVLPLALASPFFRSVGVIDRVHWCWSPAALAHPFDDGTAVLLWRDLERTAVELGPDAPRYRGLMKPWLSAGTVLLAALLSPLPGVVRLPGSRLPLVELLCFAREGVRSARVVIEHFVGERARALFAGLAAHSTLPLEQAPSAAFGLILAACGHLVGWPLLAGGTERLAEALVGEIEQHGGTVRYGVPVERLDDLPPARALLLDSSPRIALRIAGARFTPAYRRQLARFRPGPGVFKIDWVIRGTVPWRAPECALAATVHLGGSWEEIAAAERAVSQGRMPERPFVILVQPGQADPGRAIPDYAVMWAYCHVPSGWDGDATEAIEQQVERFAPGFRERIVARRAWKPGDFERANPNLVGGDLSGGWPTLDQLFTRPAFWPWPPYRTSDPAVFLCSAATPPGGGVHGMCGYWAARWAERWLDRLDRGRLSPASGKPVSKAAVSAELTAR from the coding sequence GTGCGCGAAGCCTGGGACGCAGTCACCGTTGGGGCAGGGCCGAACGGATTGGCAGCTGCTCTCGCCTTGGCCAGGAATGGTCGCCGCGTCCTGGTTCTGGAGCGAGCGCAACGTGCTGGTTGGGGGCTGCGAACCGACAAGAGCATCGTGCCCGGCTGTGTCCACGACCATTGCGCTTCCGTCCTGCCGCTGGCGCTCGCATCTCCGTTCTTTCGAAGCGTCGGGGTGATCGACCGCGTCCACTGGTGTTGGTCACCAGCTGCGCTGGCTCATCCGTTCGATGACGGAACAGCGGTCCTGCTCTGGCGTGATCTCGAGCGGACCGCCGTGGAGCTGGGTCCGGATGCACCAAGATATCGAGGGCTGATGAAGCCGTGGCTTTCGGCCGGAACGGTGTTGCTCGCAGCACTCCTTTCCCCCCTGCCGGGTGTGGTGCGTTTGCCGGGATCGCGCCTGCCGCTCGTGGAACTGCTGTGCTTCGCGCGGGAAGGAGTGCGCTCGGCGCGGGTAGTCATCGAGCACTTCGTTGGGGAACGAGCACGGGCGCTCTTTGCTGGCCTGGCGGCTCATAGCACGTTGCCGCTCGAGCAAGCTCCCTCCGCGGCGTTCGGCCTGATTCTGGCCGCGTGCGGGCACCTCGTCGGCTGGCCGCTCCTCGCAGGGGGTACGGAGCGCCTGGCGGAGGCGCTGGTGGGCGAGATCGAACAGCACGGCGGCACAGTTCGGTATGGTGTGCCGGTGGAGCGACTCGACGATCTCCCACCGGCCCGCGCCCTCCTCTTGGACTCGAGCCCGCGGATCGCTCTCCGGATCGCCGGCGCGCGCTTCACCCCAGCCTATCGGCGGCAACTCGCGCGCTTCCGCCCGGGACCAGGCGTGTTCAAGATCGACTGGGTGATTCGCGGGACGGTCCCTTGGCGAGCACCAGAGTGTGCACTCGCGGCGACCGTTCATCTCGGTGGAAGCTGGGAGGAGATCGCTGCAGCTGAGCGAGCGGTGAGCCAAGGACGCATGCCGGAGAGGCCTTTCGTCATTCTGGTTCAACCAGGCCAGGCCGATCCTGGTCGAGCGATACCTGACTACGCAGTGATGTGGGCGTACTGCCACGTGCCATCGGGATGGGATGGTGACGCGACTGAGGCGATCGAACAGCAAGTGGAGCGTTTCGCTCCCGGATTCCGGGAACGGATCGTGGCGCGCCGTGCGTGGAAGCCTGGAGACTTCGAGCGAGCCAACCCGAATCTCGTCGGGGGCGATCTTTCTGGAGGTTGGCCAACGCTCGACCAGCTCTTCACCCGGCCTGCCTTTTGGCCGTGGCCACCGTATCGGACGTCCGATCCAGCGGTGTTCCTGTGCAGTGCAGCGACACCGCCCGGGGGCGGCGTTCACGGCATGTGCGGCTACTGGGCTGCTCGTTGGGCTGAGCGGTGGCTCGATCGTTTGGATCGTGGTCGGCTCTCGCCCGCGAGCGGAAAACCGGTCTCGAAGGCTGCGGTGAGTGCTGAGTTGACGGCGCGCTGA
- a CDS encoding isocitrate lyase/PEP mutase family protein: MWSLPQAVTDPNELRETPLLPPGYRVPASRWIHPSTRLRQLLETLPYVFAPGVYDPHGAQLVMYYGFPAVYFSGYSFAIGHLGTTDMDLYSSVEIADAARRIVAGLRKFQLTMAVGDPEKGIPPKHLHIPPVVADMDTGYGNLFNVQRTTELYVTAGVAGAHIEDQVMPKRCGHIAGKALIPAQEMVGKLKMMRAVANDLGNPDFVIIARTDGVSAVDAPEAKRGLPLAIERALRYLDSGVPDLVWCEFPTSERGPLETFVEEVRKRFPDARFAFNWSSSFKWFTDPNPISFRELGEMGVRFIFITLAAQHAMGLGFSELLQHLAARQERAYIDLQKREWAEGTDFPTRSHHFFSGVPYHHLLGQVYDAPRLGTQFEEELPEEAVV, from the coding sequence ATGTGGTCGCTGCCGCAAGCCGTGACTGATCCGAACGAACTCCGCGAAACCCCGCTCCTTCCCCCTGGGTATCGCGTTCCAGCCTCGCGCTGGATTCACCCGAGCACGCGACTGCGTCAGCTCCTCGAGACCCTCCCCTACGTGTTCGCCCCTGGTGTCTATGACCCCCACGGCGCACAACTCGTCATGTATTACGGCTTTCCGGCTGTCTACTTCAGCGGCTATTCCTTCGCGATCGGCCATCTGGGCACGACGGATATGGATCTGTACTCCAGCGTGGAGATCGCCGATGCTGCACGCCGCATCGTCGCCGGGCTACGCAAGTTCCAGCTCACGATGGCTGTCGGCGATCCGGAGAAGGGCATACCCCCGAAGCATCTCCATATCCCACCGGTCGTCGCCGACATGGATACCGGGTACGGAAACCTCTTCAACGTCCAGCGCACCACCGAGCTCTATGTGACCGCGGGCGTCGCTGGCGCGCATATCGAGGACCAAGTGATGCCGAAGCGCTGCGGCCACATCGCGGGCAAGGCGCTCATCCCAGCACAAGAAATGGTCGGCAAACTCAAGATGATGCGGGCAGTGGCCAACGATCTCGGGAATCCCGATTTCGTCATCATCGCACGCACCGACGGCGTTTCGGCCGTCGACGCGCCGGAAGCGAAGCGCGGCCTGCCGTTGGCGATCGAGCGTGCCCTGCGCTACCTCGACAGTGGCGTCCCCGATCTGGTGTGGTGCGAGTTTCCGACCTCAGAGCGAGGGCCACTCGAAACGTTCGTCGAGGAAGTGCGCAAGCGCTTCCCGGATGCTCGGTTCGCCTTCAACTGGTCGAGTTCATTCAAGTGGTTCACTGACCCGAACCCGATCAGCTTCCGCGAACTCGGTGAGATGGGCGTGCGGTTCATCTTCATCACGCTGGCAGCACAACACGCGATGGGGCTCGGTTTCAGCGAACTGCTCCAGCATCTGGCAGCACGCCAGGAGCGAGCGTACATCGACCTGCAAAAGCGCGAGTGGGCCGAAGGCACCGACTTCCCCACCCGAAGCCATCACTTCTTCTCCGGTGTTCCCTACCATCACCTCCTGGGGCAGGTGTACGACGCACCTCGACTGGGAACCCAATTCGAAGAGGAGTTGCCGGAAGAAGCAGTGGTCTGA
- a CDS encoding thioredoxin family protein has translation MPILSPADQEYLRQVFVERLRDPITIQLFTQRVTQISIPGYECATCRETNQLLEEVAALSEKIMLEMYDFLQEGAKAREAGVEEIPAIILKGHNKGTLRFIGVPAGYEFATLIEDIIDVSRETTELSPLSRETLAKLAQPVHIKVFVTPT, from the coding sequence ATGCCGATTCTTTCGCCAGCCGATCAGGAGTACTTGCGTCAAGTCTTCGTCGAACGACTGCGCGATCCGATAACCATCCAACTTTTCACGCAGCGCGTGACCCAGATCAGTATTCCAGGATACGAGTGTGCGACATGCCGCGAGACGAACCAACTCCTCGAAGAGGTCGCTGCACTGTCCGAAAAGATCATGCTCGAAATGTATGACTTCTTGCAAGAAGGAGCGAAAGCACGGGAGGCGGGTGTCGAAGAGATTCCGGCGATCATTCTCAAGGGGCATAACAAGGGGACACTCCGCTTCATCGGGGTACCGGCTGGCTACGAGTTCGCGACGCTGATCGAGGACATCATCGATGTCTCGCGGGAAACGACCGAACTCTCGCCCTTGAGCCGGGAGACGCTTGCCAAGCTCGCACAGCCGGTTCACATCAAGGTCTTCGTGACACCGACTTGA
- the ribD gene encoding bifunctional diaminohydroxyphosphoribosylaminopyrimidine deaminase/5-amino-6-(5-phosphoribosylamino)uracil reductase RibD: MQELDTDRYWMQRAIALARRAQGRVAPNPAVGAVIVREGEVVGEGCTQPPGGPHAEIVALQRAGERARGATLYVTLEPCAHYGRTPPCVEAIVQAGIRRVVAAILDPFPAVAGRGFTLLRQAGVDVTVGIEAEAAAEVNAGYLKRLRESLPEVTLKYAMTLDGHIATRTGHSKWITGQEARRYAHQLRDQHDAILVGVETVLTDDPELTTRLDPRDAGDGGPHSPLRVVIDTRARTPPSARLLDSRLPARTLVITTEAAPPERVAALWKAGAELAFVPLRCGHVDLAAALRVLAERGINRVLVEGGGRVLGSLFEQGLADAVVAFIAPVLVGGTAAPVPLAGEGVARMEDAPRLTGVRVRQVGDDLVIEGRLRPIWVPEGA; this comes from the coding sequence ATGCAGGAACTCGACACAGATCGGTACTGGATGCAGCGTGCGATCGCTCTTGCCCGACGGGCGCAGGGGCGGGTCGCTCCTAATCCGGCAGTGGGCGCGGTGATCGTGCGCGAGGGCGAAGTGGTCGGCGAGGGTTGCACCCAGCCGCCGGGAGGGCCGCATGCGGAAATCGTCGCGCTCCAGCGAGCAGGGGAGCGAGCCCGTGGGGCGACACTCTACGTCACCTTGGAGCCGTGTGCGCACTACGGAAGAACGCCGCCCTGTGTCGAGGCCATCGTTCAGGCCGGTATCCGGCGTGTCGTTGCTGCCATTCTCGATCCCTTCCCGGCAGTAGCTGGACGCGGGTTCACTCTCTTGCGTCAAGCCGGAGTCGACGTAACGGTTGGGATCGAAGCTGAAGCCGCAGCTGAGGTGAATGCCGGCTACTTGAAGCGCTTGCGCGAGAGCCTGCCGGAGGTCACGCTCAAGTATGCGATGACGCTCGACGGTCACATCGCGACCCGTACTGGCCACTCGAAATGGATCACTGGTCAGGAGGCGCGCCGCTACGCGCACCAATTGCGGGATCAACATGACGCCATCTTGGTCGGTGTCGAAACGGTCTTGACTGATGATCCTGAGTTGACGACTCGTCTCGATCCGCGCGATGCCGGCGATGGGGGGCCGCACTCGCCGCTCCGCGTGGTGATCGATACACGAGCCCGAACGCCGCCATCGGCTCGCTTACTGGACAGTCGCCTACCGGCACGCACGCTCGTGATCACCACCGAGGCTGCACCGCCGGAGCGGGTCGCAGCTTTGTGGAAGGCGGGAGCCGAGTTGGCGTTCGTTCCTCTCCGTTGCGGTCACGTCGATTTGGCAGCTGCACTACGGGTACTGGCGGAACGAGGCATCAACCGGGTCCTCGTCGAGGGAGGCGGTCGAGTACTCGGCAGTCTATTCGAGCAGGGATTGGCCGATGCTGTCGTGGCATTCATCGCGCCAGTATTGGTCGGTGGGACTGCTGCCCCTGTCCCGTTGGCTGGTGAGGGCGTGGCACGCATGGAAGACGCTCCTCGACTCACCGGCGTGCGTGTCCGGCAGGTGGGAGACGATCTGGTGATCGAAGGACGGTTGCGTCCGATTTGGGTGCCTGAGGGGGCATGA
- the ribE gene encoding 6,7-dimethyl-8-ribityllumazine synthase, whose translation MMSLNGQAIRVVEGKLTGRGRRFAIVVSRFNEFISRQLLHGAIDALVRHDVEPQAIEVVWVPGSFEIPLVAKRLAESRRYHAVICLGAVIRGATPHFDYVAAEVSKGIAHVALQTNVPVVFGVLTTDTIEQAVERAGTKMGNKGAEAALVAIEMANVLAELDRLAVTPLEA comes from the coding sequence ATGATGTCGCTGAATGGTCAGGCGATCCGCGTCGTCGAAGGGAAGTTGACCGGACGAGGCCGACGCTTCGCCATCGTCGTCAGCCGGTTCAACGAGTTCATTTCGCGGCAATTGCTCCACGGTGCGATCGATGCGCTGGTACGCCATGACGTCGAGCCACAGGCGATCGAGGTCGTCTGGGTTCCTGGGTCGTTCGAGATTCCGCTCGTCGCCAAGCGTCTGGCTGAATCGCGCCGGTACCACGCTGTCATCTGTTTGGGCGCAGTGATCCGGGGAGCCACGCCGCATTTCGACTATGTGGCGGCTGAGGTCTCCAAGGGAATCGCTCATGTGGCGTTGCAGACCAATGTCCCGGTTGTCTTCGGGGTGCTGACGACCGACACCATCGAGCAGGCGGTCGAGCGTGCGGGAACCAAGATGGGGAACAAGGGAGCAGAAGCAGCACTCGTTGCGATCGAGATGGCCAACGTCTTGGCCGAATTGGATCGTCTCGCTGTGACTCCGCTCGAAGCGTGA
- a CDS encoding DUF72 domain-containing protein, whose translation MGRLLVGTSSWTDHEGFYPPGIEARERLRFYARYFPIVEVNSTYYAIPSRRVVQGWVERTPPGFVFDVKPPRQLTATPEQPGGEAPVPDADIAHRFLDAIEPLITAGKLGAITFQFPPSYRNTEEHREYLRLLPELFPDLPLSVEFRRRDWLDARHAQATLELLRESGLSYTMVDEPQVGIGCVPPIYAVTNPRLAVVRFHGRNAETWYRFTGKTGERFNWEYRREELEEWRPKLLRAAAEAQEVHVFFNTNYGNQGPRNAVLLMDLLGIEHPPLPGIG comes from the coding sequence ATGGGACGCTTGCTCGTCGGAACTTCGTCCTGGACTGACCACGAGGGTTTCTATCCACCAGGGATCGAAGCCCGCGAGCGCTTGCGTTTCTACGCGCGCTATTTTCCGATCGTCGAGGTGAACTCGACTTATTACGCGATCCCCTCGCGTCGCGTCGTCCAAGGCTGGGTCGAGCGCACCCCACCCGGATTCGTTTTCGACGTCAAGCCACCCCGCCAGTTGACCGCGACACCGGAGCAGCCGGGGGGAGAGGCACCGGTTCCCGATGCAGACATCGCGCACCGCTTTCTCGATGCCATCGAGCCATTGATCACCGCGGGAAAACTCGGTGCGATCACTTTCCAGTTTCCACCCTCCTATCGCAACACGGAAGAGCACCGCGAGTACCTCCGGCTCCTTCCCGAACTGTTCCCTGATCTTCCGCTTTCCGTTGAGTTCCGCCGCCGCGATTGGCTGGACGCTCGCCATGCGCAAGCCACACTCGAGCTCCTCCGCGAGTCCGGCCTCAGCTATACGATGGTCGACGAGCCGCAAGTCGGGATCGGCTGTGTTCCCCCCATCTACGCGGTCACCAACCCCCGTCTCGCGGTGGTGCGCTTCCACGGGCGCAATGCGGAGACCTGGTACCGGTTCACCGGCAAGACCGGCGAGCGTTTCAACTGGGAGTACCGCCGGGAAGAACTCGAAGAGTGGCGACCCAAGCTGCTCCGGGCTGCGGCCGAAGCACAGGAGGTGCATGTCTTTTTCAATACCAACTATGGCAACCAGGGACCACGCAATGCGGTACTCCTGATGGATCTCCTAGGCATCGAGCATCCGCCGCTGCCGGGGATCGGCTGA
- a CDS encoding LysR family transcriptional regulator — protein MDVSLRQLQVFRSVARHRSFSRAAEDLVISQPAVSAQIKSLEQVLGVPLFQRTGRGVELTEAGRQLLPYAERLLNLLDEALAAVHELRCAQRGQVRVAASTTAGIYVVPKALGAFHRAYPGVELSLDVLNRFAVHQRLLAGDADVAIMGLIEDPQDLEIEQFLPNELVVIASPRHHLARRHQIPLDEIAREPFLVREIGSGTRADMERIFAEAGLSPRVAMELRSNGAIKQAVAADLGVAVMPRDAIGLELETGRLIVLDVQGFPVRRWWSLVRRAGRQPSAAADALWNFLLQYRLQAR, from the coding sequence ATGGATGTGAGTCTGCGGCAGCTCCAGGTGTTCCGGTCCGTGGCTCGGCATCGGAGTTTTTCGCGTGCTGCCGAAGACCTGGTCATCAGTCAACCGGCCGTCTCTGCGCAGATCAAGTCGCTCGAACAGGTGTTGGGTGTTCCTTTGTTCCAGCGCACCGGTCGCGGTGTGGAGCTGACCGAAGCGGGGCGGCAGCTTCTGCCCTATGCTGAGCGACTGTTGAATCTTCTGGACGAGGCGCTGGCGGCTGTTCACGAGCTGCGCTGTGCGCAACGTGGGCAGGTGCGGGTGGCCGCGAGCACCACAGCCGGGATCTATGTGGTGCCGAAGGCACTCGGTGCGTTCCATCGGGCCTATCCCGGGGTCGAGCTCTCGCTCGATGTGCTCAACCGGTTCGCTGTCCACCAGCGTTTGTTGGCAGGCGATGCCGATGTGGCGATCATGGGGCTCATCGAGGACCCGCAAGACTTGGAGATCGAGCAATTTCTGCCCAATGAGCTGGTCGTGATCGCCTCACCTCGCCATCACCTCGCTCGCCGTCATCAGATCCCGTTGGATGAGATTGCTCGCGAGCCGTTTCTCGTACGCGAGATCGGGTCGGGCACGCGCGCTGACATGGAACGAATCTTCGCCGAGGCTGGACTTTCCCCCCGCGTGGCGATGGAACTACGCAGCAACGGCGCGATCAAGCAAGCAGTGGCAGCTGACCTCGGTGTCGCGGTCATGCCGCGCGATGCGATCGGGCTCGAGTTGGAAACTGGGCGGCTCATCGTGCTGGATGTCCAGGGTTTTCCAGTTCGGCGCTGGTGGTCGTTGGTGCGCCGGGCTGGCCGACAACCCTCAGCAGCTGCCGATGCGCTCTGGAACTTTCTTCTGCAGTACCGCTTGCAGGCGCGTTGA
- a CDS encoding bifunctional 3,4-dihydroxy-2-butanone-4-phosphate synthase/GTP cyclohydrolase II, with product MTRFARVERAIEAFRAGRFVIIVDDADRENEGDLAIAAQFCTPEAVNFMAREARGLICVPMAAEWVDRLGLPLMVPPGTNGSRFGTAFTISVEAREGVATGISAYDRSVTIRKLADPSATLADFVMPGHVFPLRARPGGVLERDGQTEASVDLARLAGVHPVAVVCEIMSADGTMARLPELERFAAEHDIPLVHVADLIAYRLVHERPAQCVAETTLPTRYGRFQLRAYRRLGGDQIDLALVHGDVSGDEPVLVRLHSECLTGDVFGSQRCDCGPQLEAALDRIAAVGRGVIVYLRQEGRGIGLLNKLRAYHLQDMGLDTVEANLHLGFPADLRDYREAAIILRDLGIERVRLLTNNPRKIAALEELGFEIVERVPLELPPTEHNHRYLRTKRDKLGHLVLLEELAAVGDEKRGGTR from the coding sequence GTGACACGCTTCGCACGAGTCGAACGAGCGATCGAGGCATTTCGTGCTGGACGTTTCGTCATCATCGTCGATGATGCCGATCGGGAGAACGAGGGTGATCTGGCGATCGCAGCGCAGTTTTGTACGCCGGAAGCGGTCAACTTCATGGCCCGCGAGGCGCGGGGACTCATCTGCGTGCCGATGGCAGCGGAGTGGGTGGATCGCTTGGGGCTTCCGCTGATGGTTCCACCGGGAACGAACGGCTCACGGTTCGGAACAGCCTTCACGATCTCCGTCGAGGCGCGTGAAGGTGTGGCAACCGGCATCTCGGCGTACGATCGGTCTGTGACGATCCGGAAGCTGGCTGATCCCTCGGCGACGCTGGCGGATTTCGTGATGCCGGGCCATGTGTTCCCGCTGCGCGCTCGACCGGGAGGAGTACTGGAGCGAGACGGGCAAACGGAAGCGTCGGTCGACTTGGCTCGTCTGGCAGGCGTGCATCCGGTCGCGGTCGTCTGCGAGATCATGAGCGCCGACGGGACGATGGCGCGCTTGCCGGAACTCGAGCGTTTCGCTGCTGAACACGATATTCCGCTCGTCCATGTGGCTGATCTCATTGCCTATCGGCTGGTTCACGAGCGTCCTGCGCAGTGCGTCGCCGAGACGACGCTGCCGACGCGCTACGGACGGTTCCAGCTACGGGCGTATCGCCGACTCGGCGGTGACCAGATCGATCTGGCACTCGTCCATGGGGATGTCAGTGGGGACGAGCCGGTGCTCGTCCGCTTGCATTCGGAGTGTTTGACCGGTGATGTCTTCGGGTCGCAACGCTGCGACTGTGGCCCCCAGTTGGAAGCAGCGCTGGACCGGATCGCCGCAGTAGGACGCGGTGTCATCGTCTATTTGCGTCAAGAGGGACGGGGGATCGGCCTGCTCAACAAGTTGCGGGCGTATCACCTGCAGGACATGGGATTGGATACCGTGGAGGCCAACCTGCACCTCGGTTTCCCGGCCGATCTGCGCGATTATCGGGAGGCTGCGATCATCCTGCGCGATCTCGGTATCGAACGCGTGCGACTTCTGACGAACAATCCCCGCAAAATCGCGGCACTCGAGGAACTCGGTTTCGAGATCGTTGAGCGGGTACCACTGGAACTGCCACCCACGGAACACAATCACCGCTACTTGCGTACCAAGCGCGACAAGCTCGGACACCTCGTGTTGCTGGAGGAACTGGCGGCGGTGGGCGACGAGAAACGAGGAGGCACGCGATGA
- a CDS encoding D-alanyl-D-alanine carboxypeptidase family protein — protein MSGRIVRCVLGLLIVALAIPIPVRADSLPEVVAQHWIIMDAETGQIVAERAARQPVAIASLTKVMTAVVALERGALDQPVTIVPEDLIGESSAGLRAGQVVTLRTLLYGLLLRSGNDAAMAIARAVGGSPDAEDPAARQRFVTWMNAKAVELGLQATSFRNPHGLDEPGHVSSAYDLARLTRVALADPVFVEIFGAASYHGEGFSWRHTNRLPERYPGIIGGKTGWTDEAGLCLIEVAERAGKTAIVVLTGSTLAAWYDDAAKLLDYGWTKLDRLTGSADAERLFDWWWRRTEDPVARGLVVRTWLWGPALGPVEWEAYADAPDGKRLVRYYEKGRMELTHPDRAVDARWRVTGGRLAWELLTGWQQIGDETYVQRKPAAIAVAGDPGNPVTYALLGTMLAAPSGPADEPVTARLFPDGTVVHDVELARYGVRYGAVFRETNHSVASIFANWLEQRGSVWAGYRLREEPLFSPWIAVVGYPITEPYWVRVPVRGVEQDVLVQCFERRCLTFTPANPPGWQVEMGNIGVHYRQWVQRDRGVLLQNLSRSS, from the coding sequence GTGTCCGGGCGAATCGTGCGCTGCGTGCTCGGTCTCCTCATCGTCGCGCTCGCCATCCCGATCCCTGTTCGAGCGGACTCGTTACCGGAAGTCGTTGCCCAGCATTGGATCATCATGGACGCGGAAACGGGCCAGATCGTCGCTGAGCGAGCGGCACGCCAACCAGTCGCCATCGCGAGCCTGACCAAGGTGATGACTGCAGTCGTGGCGCTCGAACGGGGCGCGTTGGATCAGCCAGTCACCATCGTGCCGGAGGATTTGATCGGCGAGTCGTCGGCTGGGTTGCGAGCTGGACAAGTCGTGACGCTGCGAACGCTCTTGTATGGTCTCCTGCTCCGCAGCGGGAACGATGCCGCGATGGCGATCGCGCGGGCAGTCGGTGGAAGTCCGGATGCCGAGGATCCTGCTGCTCGCCAGCGCTTCGTCACCTGGATGAACGCGAAGGCGGTCGAGCTGGGTCTGCAGGCGACGTCTTTTCGCAATCCTCATGGTTTGGACGAACCTGGCCATGTCAGCAGTGCCTACGATCTGGCGCGGCTCACGCGCGTTGCGCTCGCCGATCCGGTCTTCGTCGAGATATTCGGTGCGGCGAGCTATCACGGTGAGGGATTCTCGTGGCGGCACACCAATCGACTGCCCGAGCGTTACCCAGGGATCATCGGTGGGAAGACGGGTTGGACCGACGAAGCGGGCCTCTGCTTGATCGAGGTTGCTGAGCGGGCAGGGAAGACAGCGATCGTGGTACTGACCGGCTCGACCCTGGCCGCCTGGTACGACGACGCGGCCAAGCTCCTCGACTATGGCTGGACGAAACTCGATCGCCTCACTGGGTCAGCCGATGCCGAGCGACTGTTCGACTGGTGGTGGCGCCGGACGGAGGATCCGGTCGCGCGGGGGCTCGTCGTGCGGACCTGGCTTTGGGGTCCAGCTCTCGGCCCGGTCGAGTGGGAAGCCTACGCGGACGCACCCGACGGGAAGCGTCTCGTCCGCTATTACGAGAAAGGCCGGATGGAACTGACTCATCCCGACCGTGCCGTCGACGCACGCTGGCGCGTGACCGGCGGTCGGTTAGCCTGGGAGCTCCTGACTGGCTGGCAGCAAATCGGTGACGAGACGTACGTCCAACGAAAACCGGCTGCGATCGCGGTTGCGGGTGATCCCGGTAATCCTGTCACCTATGCCTTGCTGGGAACAATGCTCGCTGCGCCCTCTGGGCCTGCCGACGAACCCGTCACAGCTCGCCTCTTTCCCGATGGGACGGTCGTGCACGACGTGGAATTGGCTCGTTATGGGGTGAGGTACGGCGCGGTCTTTCGAGAGACCAACCATAGCGTGGCGTCCATCTTCGCGAACTGGCTCGAGCAACGAGGGTCGGTTTGGGCCGGATACCGACTGCGCGAGGAACCGCTGTTCTCGCCGTGGATAGCTGTCGTCGGTTATCCGATCACTGAGCCGTACTGGGTGAGGGTCCCGGTCAGGGGTGTCGAGCAGGATGTCCTCGTCCAGTGTTTCGAACGGCGCTGTCTGACGTTCACGCCGGCTAACCCGCCGGGCTGGCAGGTTGAGATGGGGAACATCGGTGTGCACTATCGGCAGTGGGTACAGCGCGATCGCGGTGTGCTCCTCCAGAATCTCTCCCGCTCGTCATGA